From Bacteroidales bacterium, one genomic window encodes:
- a CDS encoding valine--tRNA ligase, translating to MEIPAKYNPAQTEDKWYAYWLKHKFFHSEPDEREAYSIVIPPPNVTGVLHMGHMMNNTLQDVLIRRARMTGKNACWVPGTDHASIATEAKVVARLKEKGIEKTSLTRDEFMKEAWAWKEEHGGIILEQLKKLGASCDWDRTKFTMDEPLSKAVINTFVYFYKKGLIYRGVRMVNWDPVGLTAVSDEEVIHKDTHSKLYYLRYFISDNGKKTDKYIIIATTRPETIMADAAVCINPNDERYHNLRGKKILIPLINKEIPIIEDDYVTMDFGTGCLKVTPAHDINDYEIGLRHHLPVLDIIDEHGCLNDKAQILVGEDRFVARKKIVKMLDDAGNMEKIEDYMSPVGHSERTDAVIEPRLSLQWFLKMDKLAAEALKRVESGEIQLIPEKYKNTYRHWMETVRDWCISRQLWWGQRIPAYYLPDGQFVVEPTLDEAFEAAKKINPNIKKEELKQDDDVLDTWFSSWLWPISVFDPEKPGFPDKKPNKDLAYYYPTNDLITAPEILFFWVARMVMAADEFTGKVPFHNVYLTGIVRDKLGRKMSKSLGNSPDPIKLMQEYGADGVRIGMLLCTSAGNDILFDESQVEQGRNFANKIWNAYRLTRGWEVDEAAKPSAAANLAMEWFEGKLNKSVAIINDHFNKFRIADATMTVYKLFWDDFCAWYLEAVKPAFGAKIDRVTYDKTMSFFDALLKMLHPFMPFITEELWQNMAERKEGETIMLQQMPAEGKFSEEMLSMFDAAEQTIMNIRNIRQSRGISPKEAVELYVKEPYDVKIAPVIEKLANVSGLKLVRDIDKQMQGMNFMVGTTEFFVPLKVNAEEEVKKIKEEIERYTKFLSSVEKKLSNANFVKNAPAQVVDLEKKKQSDAQTKLNNLNELLQRFK from the coding sequence ATGGAGATTCCGGCAAAGTACAATCCTGCTCAGACAGAAGACAAGTGGTATGCTTATTGGCTAAAACACAAATTTTTTCATTCAGAACCAGATGAGAGAGAGGCCTATTCTATAGTAATTCCTCCTCCAAATGTTACTGGCGTGCTTCACATGGGCCACATGATGAATAATACTTTGCAGGATGTCCTTATCCGCCGTGCGAGAATGACAGGCAAGAATGCCTGCTGGGTGCCTGGTACTGATCATGCATCTATAGCCACTGAGGCTAAGGTAGTTGCAAGGCTAAAGGAGAAGGGGATTGAGAAGACTTCTCTTACTCGCGACGAATTTATGAAAGAGGCTTGGGCGTGGAAAGAAGAACATGGCGGAATAATCTTGGAGCAGCTAAAAAAGCTGGGAGCATCCTGTGATTGGGACCGTACTAAATTCACTATGGATGAGCCGCTTAGCAAGGCCGTAATTAATACATTTGTTTATTTCTATAAGAAGGGTCTGATTTACAGAGGCGTAAGAATGGTTAACTGGGACCCGGTAGGCCTTACGGCTGTTTCGGATGAGGAGGTTATACATAAAGACACCCATTCAAAGCTTTATTACTTAAGATATTTCATCAGCGATAACGGCAAGAAAACAGATAAGTATATAATAATTGCTACCACCCGTCCTGAAACTATAATGGCGGATGCTGCAGTCTGCATAAATCCAAATGATGAGAGGTATCATAATCTAAGGGGCAAGAAAATCCTAATCCCTTTAATCAATAAGGAGATTCCTATTATAGAGGATGACTATGTTACAATGGACTTTGGTACAGGATGTTTGAAGGTTACGCCAGCCCATGATATCAATGACTACGAAATTGGCTTGCGTCATCATCTTCCCGTTCTGGACATTATAGATGAGCATGGCTGCTTAAACGATAAGGCGCAGATTCTTGTTGGAGAAGACAGATTTGTCGCACGCAAGAAGATTGTTAAAATGCTGGACGATGCAGGCAATATGGAGAAAATTGAGGACTATATGTCTCCTGTTGGGCATTCGGAAAGGACGGATGCAGTAATTGAGCCGCGTCTTTCCCTTCAGTGGTTCCTTAAGATGGATAAGCTTGCTGCCGAGGCTCTTAAGAGAGTTGAGAGCGGAGAAATCCAATTGATTCCGGAGAAATATAAAAACACTTATCGCCACTGGATGGAGACGGTAAGAGACTGGTGCATATCAAGGCAGCTTTGGTGGGGACAAAGAATACCTGCTTATTATTTGCCTGATGGCCAGTTTGTTGTTGAACCAACCTTAGATGAGGCATTTGAGGCGGCAAAGAAGATTAATCCAAACATAAAGAAGGAGGAGCTAAAACAGGATGACGATGTTTTGGATACATGGTTCTCTTCCTGGCTGTGGCCAATTTCTGTTTTTGACCCTGAGAAACCGGGATTCCCCGATAAGAAACCTAATAAAGATTTAGCATACTATTATCCTACTAATGACCTGATTACAGCTCCTGAAATTTTGTTCTTCTGGGTGGCAAGGATGGTTATGGCCGCAGATGAGTTTACCGGCAAAGTTCCGTTCCATAATGTTTATCTTACAGGAATTGTAAGGGACAAACTTGGACGTAAAATGTCAAAATCACTTGGAAATTCACCTGATCCGATAAAATTAATGCAAGAGTATGGTGCTGATGGAGTGAGAATTGGAATGTTGTTATGTACTTCCGCCGGCAATGATATTTTGTTTGATGAGAGCCAGGTTGAGCAGGGGAGAAACTTTGCAAACAAAATTTGGAATGCATACAGACTTACCAGAGGATGGGAAGTTGATGAGGCCGCAAAACCTTCTGCGGCAGCTAATTTAGCAATGGAATGGTTTGAAGGGAAACTGAATAAATCTGTCGCGATAATAAATGATCACTTTAATAAATTCAGAATTGCGGATGCTACAATGACAGTTTATAAACTGTTCTGGGATGATTTCTGCGCCTGGTACCTTGAGGCTGTGAAACCTGCCTTCGGCGCAAAGATTGACCGTGTAACATACGATAAGACAATGAGTTTCTTTGACGCTCTGCTTAAAATGCTGCATCCGTTTATGCCGTTTATTACGGAGGAGCTGTGGCAGAATATGGCTGAACGCAAAGAGGGTGAGACAATTATGTTGCAGCAGATGCCGGCTGAGGGAAAATTCTCTGAAGAGATGCTCTCTATGTTTGATGCTGCAGAACAGACAATTATGAATATCCGTAATATCCGCCAAAGCAGGGGAATTTCTCCTAAGGAGGCCGTTGAATTATATGTTAAGGAACCTTATGATGTAAAAATTGCCCCTGTAATTGAGAAGCTGGCTAATGTTTCTGGCCTAAAACTTGTGCGCGATATTGACAAGCAAATGCAGGGTATGAATTTCATGGTTGGAACAACAGAGTTCTTTGTTCCGCTAAAGGTAAATGCTGAGGAAGAAGTTAAAAAGATAAAAGAGGAAATAGAGAGATATACTAAGTTCCTGTCATCGGTTGAGAAGAAGCTTTCCAACGCAAACTTTGTTAAGAACGCACCTGCGCAAGTTGTAGATTTAGAGAAGAAGAAACAGAGCGACGCTCAAACAAAACTGAATAATTTAAATGAACTATTACAAAGGTTTAAGTAA
- a CDS encoding calcium-translocating P-type ATPase, PMCA-type, translating into MNYYKGLSNSEVEESRQKHGSNNLTPAKRESGWKLFFSKFKDPLIKVLLVATLLSLITGYFEGSMVESLGIVFAILLATTISFFNEYKAGKEFDILNKINDSDLIKVIRNNGVVTQIKKTEIVVGDVVVLATGDEIPADGKLLESMELRVNESSLNGESKASNKTAKEVKDFDGAYSPNYVYRGTTVSEGDGVFEVTAVGDSTEIGKTARQASEITGAETPLSKQLTKLGAYIGKVGMWIAAATFVILIARDLIVGKLTLAPTVDNLAQLLEFFMVAVTLIVMAVPEGLPMSVTLSLAYSMRKMTAQHTLVRKMHACETMGAATVICTDKTGTLTQNKMKVHYCSVRMSADFAAAISVNSTAFLDNSGVIGNPTEGALLMHITESGYDYMSLRENSVEIQRIPFSTLTKYMATLCSYNSTDVIGSAEGLSVGNKICLYIKGAPETLVSKCKMTADNKVILHKDEHHFENEVTENELLKEIGKYQNKGMRSLAFAHCYLDASQANVDIKELVESREFIYDGFAAIADPVREDVPAAMQECVDAGIAVKIVTGDTSLTAIEIAKQSGLWNDKDTPDRNCITGGDFEKLSDEEALRRIKDIKVMSRARPADKMRLVKLLQQQGEVVAVTGDGTNDAPALNYADVGLAMGSGTAVAKESSDIILLDDSFSSVVSAVQWGRSIYINIQKFIYFQLTVNVAALLTALFGPMLGIEFPLKVTQILWVNLIMDTFAAIALATEPSRKEVMKSKPRKMTDFIITKKMLKGILGYGIGFFVVSLLFLLLKKYEAGYFVDLTTIQLTEFFTFFVLMQYWNLFNARALGSTQSAFSKLSENKPFLAITSIILLLQVIIVEFGGKVFRTEHLSFNLLLDLFLITSAVLWIGEIKRLILRRNLRKKR; encoded by the coding sequence ATGAACTATTACAAAGGTTTAAGTAACAGTGAGGTAGAAGAGAGCAGACAGAAGCATGGCTCAAACAACCTTACTCCTGCCAAAAGGGAAAGCGGATGGAAATTATTTTTCAGCAAGTTTAAGGATCCCTTAATAAAAGTGTTGCTAGTCGCAACATTATTATCATTAATAACCGGTTATTTTGAAGGCTCTATGGTTGAGAGCCTTGGAATTGTCTTTGCAATTTTGCTTGCAACTACAATCTCATTTTTCAATGAGTATAAGGCAGGCAAAGAGTTTGACATACTTAATAAGATTAATGATAGCGATCTTATTAAAGTCATAAGAAATAACGGAGTTGTAACACAAATTAAAAAGACGGAAATTGTTGTAGGTGATGTAGTTGTACTTGCGACAGGTGATGAAATTCCGGCTGACGGAAAGTTGCTGGAATCAATGGAACTGAGGGTAAACGAGTCTTCATTAAACGGAGAGTCAAAAGCATCTAACAAAACAGCAAAAGAGGTTAAGGATTTTGACGGAGCATACTCTCCTAATTATGTATACAGAGGCACTACGGTTAGCGAGGGTGATGGAGTATTTGAAGTAACTGCCGTTGGCGATTCTACGGAAATTGGAAAGACGGCACGTCAGGCAAGTGAAATAACGGGGGCTGAAACACCTCTAAGCAAACAACTTACAAAGTTGGGTGCTTATATTGGAAAGGTTGGAATGTGGATTGCCGCAGCAACTTTTGTAATACTTATTGCAAGAGATTTGATTGTCGGAAAGCTCACGCTTGCCCCGACGGTTGATAATCTTGCGCAGCTTCTAGAATTTTTCATGGTGGCCGTTACGCTTATTGTAATGGCTGTACCTGAGGGACTTCCAATGAGCGTTACCCTGAGTCTTGCCTATAGTATGCGCAAGATGACGGCGCAGCATACGCTTGTTAGAAAGATGCATGCATGTGAAACAATGGGTGCGGCAACGGTTATTTGTACAGATAAGACGGGTACGCTGACACAGAATAAAATGAAAGTTCACTATTGTTCCGTAAGGATGAGCGCAGATTTTGCCGCAGCAATTTCAGTTAACAGTACAGCTTTTCTGGACAACTCCGGAGTAATTGGCAACCCGACGGAAGGTGCTCTATTAATGCATATTACGGAGAGCGGATATGATTATATGAGCTTAAGGGAGAATAGCGTGGAGATTCAAAGAATTCCTTTCAGCACCCTTACAAAATATATGGCAACTCTTTGCTCATACAACAGCACAGATGTAATTGGTTCTGCAGAAGGACTTTCTGTCGGGAATAAAATATGTCTATATATAAAGGGAGCTCCCGAAACGCTTGTTAGCAAATGCAAAATGACCGCAGACAATAAAGTTATTTTACATAAAGATGAACACCATTTTGAGAACGAAGTTACTGAGAATGAACTGCTAAAGGAGATTGGAAAGTACCAGAACAAGGGTATGCGCTCTCTTGCTTTTGCGCATTGCTATTTGGATGCGTCTCAGGCGAACGTTGATATTAAGGAACTTGTGGAGAGCAGGGAGTTTATATATGATGGTTTTGCCGCTATAGCTGACCCTGTCAGAGAGGATGTCCCAGCTGCAATGCAAGAGTGCGTTGACGCCGGCATTGCAGTTAAAATTGTTACAGGTGATACGTCATTGACTGCCATTGAAATAGCAAAGCAGAGCGGACTTTGGAATGATAAAGATACTCCCGACAGAAACTGTATTACGGGAGGTGATTTTGAGAAACTGTCAGATGAAGAGGCTCTTAGGAGGATTAAAGATATTAAGGTAATGTCAAGGGCCCGTCCCGCCGATAAGATGCGTCTTGTAAAGCTGTTGCAGCAACAAGGTGAAGTTGTGGCGGTTACAGGTGACGGAACAAATGACGCTCCGGCTTTAAACTACGCAGATGTCGGACTTGCCATGGGAAGCGGAACTGCTGTTGCAAAGGAGAGCAGCGATATTATTTTGCTTGATGATTCATTCAGCAGCGTTGTATCGGCCGTTCAGTGGGGACGCTCCATTTATATTAATATACAGAAGTTTATATATTTCCAGCTGACCGTAAACGTAGCGGCATTGCTAACAGCTTTATTTGGACCAATGCTTGGAATTGAGTTTCCTTTAAAGGTTACGCAGATTTTGTGGGTAAATCTGATAATGGATACGTTTGCTGCAATTGCCTTGGCTACAGAACCTTCCAGGAAAGAAGTAATGAAGTCAAAGCCAAGAAAGATGACGGATTTCATCATAACAAAAAAGATGCTGAAGGGAATACTTGGATATGGAATAGGATTTTTTGTTGTCTCCCTATTGTTTCTTCTTTTAAAAAAATATGAAGCAGGGTACTTTGTTGATTTGACAACAATTCAGCTGACGGAGTTTTTCACTTTCTTTGTATTGATGCAGTATTGGAATCTTTTTAATGCCAGGGCGCTTGGAAGCACGCAATCTGCATTTTCAAAACTCTCTGAAAATAAGCCTTTTCTTGCCATCACGTCAATTATATTATTATTACAGGTGATAATAGTTGAGTTTGGCGGAAAGGTTTTTAGAACGGAGCATTTATCATTTAATCTCCTTCTGGATTTATTCTTAATAACTTCTGCAGTTCTTTGGATTGGAGAAATAAAGAGGTTGATTTTAAGACGCAACCTGCGCAAGAAAAGATAA
- a CDS encoding acyl-CoA thioesterase codes for MYTSELELDVRYYETDLMGIVHHSNYIRYFECGRSDMMAKLGVPVDLMESEQHIMFPIVSIDVHYKAPVKFGEKIKVVTTLTKWPLAKFIDDQRVYNQKGELVCYATVVIGVINSVTRKPTRVPKVVLEKLAAYYPKDDQIGL; via the coding sequence ATGTACACATCAGAATTAGAACTAGACGTAAGATATTATGAGACAGACCTTATGGGTATTGTCCATCACTCTAATTATATAAGATATTTTGAGTGCGGAAGGAGCGATATGATGGCTAAGCTGGGAGTGCCGGTGGATTTGATGGAGAGCGAGCAGCATATTATGTTCCCGATAGTTTCTATTGATGTTCATTATAAGGCCCCTGTTAAATTTGGAGAAAAAATTAAGGTTGTAACTACTCTTACCAAATGGCCTCTTGCAAAATTTATTGATGACCAGAGGGTTTATAATCAAAAAGGGGAGCTTGTGTGCTATGCCACTGTGGTAATTGGTGTAATTAATTCTGTTACACGCAAACCAACAAGAGTCCCAAAAGTTGTCCTGGAAAAACTTGCTGCATATTACCCCAAAGATGACCAAATTGGGTTATAA
- the tatC gene encoding twin-arginine translocase subunit TatC produces MAEGDMTFWEHLDELRKVIFRPIIVLIVLMCLLFSAKTFIFNRIVFGPVDNDFILYRGINYILALLHQNPLPDYKLQIINIDLPAQFFIHISTTFYVSLLIAMPYLFYELWTFVRPALYPKEKHVVEKAFGFAGLLFYTGVLVGYFLVFPLTLRFLGTYQVSTDVVNTISLRSYINMFVSMILIMGIVFEFPILAAILSKIGIINKQMLKKYRKHAFVILLIVSAGITPSGDPFTLFAVDLPLYALYEISIAMCKSKKEDADDDENEDEDEDADVAETIGDKGVK; encoded by the coding sequence ATGGCAGAAGGGGACATGACATTCTGGGAGCACCTTGACGAATTGCGCAAGGTGATATTCCGCCCAATCATAGTTTTGATTGTGCTTATGTGTCTTTTGTTCTCTGCCAAGACGTTTATTTTCAACAGGATAGTTTTTGGTCCGGTAGATAATGACTTCATTTTATACAGAGGTATAAATTATATTCTTGCTTTGCTGCATCAGAATCCTCTCCCGGATTACAAACTGCAAATAATTAATATTGACCTGCCTGCGCAGTTCTTTATTCATATAAGCACAACATTTTATGTCTCTTTGCTCATAGCAATGCCTTATTTATTTTATGAGCTTTGGACATTTGTCCGTCCGGCATTGTATCCCAAGGAGAAACACGTAGTTGAAAAAGCATTCGGTTTTGCAGGCCTGCTTTTTTATACAGGTGTGCTTGTAGGGTATTTCCTTGTTTTTCCTCTGACGCTCAGGTTCTTGGGAACTTATCAAGTAAGTACGGATGTGGTAAATACAATCTCATTGCGCTCATATATCAATATGTTTGTCTCAATGATATTGATAATGGGAATTGTGTTTGAGTTCCCAATCCTTGCCGCAATACTTTCTAAAATTGGCATCATTAACAAGCAGATGCTCAAGAAGTACCGCAAGCATGCATTTGTAATCCTGCTTATTGTTTCTGCGGGCATTACTCCGTCAGGAGATCCGTTTACTTTATTTGCAGTAGACCTGCCGCTATATGCGTTGTATGAAATAAGCATTGCAATGTGCAAGAGCAAAAAAGAGGATGCTGACGATGATGAAAATGAAGATGAAGATGAAGATGCGGATGTGGCGGAAACAATTGGTGATAAAGGTGTTAAGTAA
- a CDS encoding ABC-F family ATP-binding cassette domain-containing protein: MITVTNLTVAFGGYTLLDDINFHVNDNDKVGLVGKNGAGKSTLLKIILGEQSPTSGSVLTSKNIKFGYLPQQMEHAKDKSVMEETLQAFNSLFDIHKKIEEINEQLGRRTDYDSEAYKKLIIDLNNYTDRSLMMESEPPRVQAERVLLGLGFKEEEFDRQTNTLSQGWNMRIELAKVLLSKPDALLLDEPTNHLDIESIQWFEDYLKNFKGSVVLISHDRKFLDNITKRTVEIMLGKIYDYDVPYSKYKILRKERMEQQRAAYENQQRMIEKTEDFIARFRYKPTKSNQVQSRIKALDKLDRIEVDLEDTSTLNVKFPPAPRSGNVVFKTDSAQIGYGDKTIVNNVNIVVERGEKVAFVGRNGEGKTTLMKVITNQLTPITGSATLGYNVSLGYYAQNQEDILDKNDTVYGTLDKIAVGDVRTKLRDILAAFLFRGEDIDKKVAVLSGGERARLAMAKLILKPYNLLALDEPTNHMDLLSKDVLKQALLSYDGTLIIVSHDRDFLDGLVSKVYEFKDGRVREHLGGIQAYLEHNREEREVAEHKENTKIAECKKNDSSTDSQQFRAESKEARKKKKEIEKCENEIADLDHRLSETEIELSAIHTPEELTKLSEEYQKIKSMRDSKMEEWMKLSE, translated from the coding sequence ATGATTACAGTTACAAATTTAACGGTTGCTTTTGGAGGTTATACTCTCCTTGATGACATTAATTTCCACGTAAATGACAATGATAAGGTTGGTCTTGTTGGGAAAAACGGTGCGGGGAAATCCACTCTTCTTAAGATAATTCTTGGAGAACAATCTCCTACGAGCGGCTCTGTATTAACATCAAAAAATATCAAGTTTGGTTATTTGCCTCAGCAGATGGAACATGCTAAGGATAAAAGCGTTATGGAGGAGACTCTGCAGGCGTTTAATTCTTTGTTTGATATCCATAAAAAGATAGAAGAAATAAACGAACAGCTTGGCCGCAGAACGGATTATGATTCAGAGGCTTATAAAAAACTGATTATTGACCTTAACAATTATACAGATCGTTCTCTTATGATGGAGAGCGAACCTCCCAGGGTGCAGGCAGAAAGAGTTTTGCTTGGACTTGGCTTTAAAGAGGAAGAATTTGACAGACAGACAAATACGCTAAGCCAGGGCTGGAACATGAGAATAGAACTGGCAAAAGTTTTACTCTCAAAACCAGATGCGCTGCTATTGGATGAGCCTACAAATCACCTTGATATTGAGTCAATTCAGTGGTTTGAGGACTATCTTAAAAACTTTAAAGGCTCAGTAGTTCTTATTTCTCACGACAGGAAATTCCTGGATAATATCACCAAGAGAACTGTTGAGATTATGCTGGGTAAAATTTATGACTATGATGTCCCTTACAGCAAATACAAGATTTTGCGCAAAGAGAGAATGGAACAGCAGAGGGCGGCTTATGAGAACCAGCAAAGAATGATTGAGAAAACGGAGGATTTCATTGCGCGGTTCAGATATAAGCCAACAAAAAGCAACCAGGTTCAAAGCAGAATTAAGGCGCTGGATAAGCTGGACAGAATTGAAGTTGACCTGGAGGATACAAGCACTCTTAACGTAAAATTTCCTCCCGCGCCAAGGAGCGGAAATGTGGTTTTTAAGACAGACTCTGCGCAGATTGGTTACGGAGATAAAACAATTGTGAACAATGTTAACATAGTTGTAGAGAGGGGGGAGAAAGTAGCGTTCGTAGGGCGCAACGGAGAGGGTAAAACTACGCTTATGAAGGTAATAACCAATCAGTTAACTCCTATAACCGGAAGCGCAACTTTAGGGTACAATGTGAGCCTCGGATACTATGCTCAGAACCAGGAAGATATACTTGACAAGAACGATACTGTCTATGGTACATTGGATAAAATAGCCGTAGGAGATGTGCGTACTAAGCTGCGCGATATTCTTGCGGCCTTCTTGTTCAGAGGAGAGGATATTGATAAGAAAGTTGCAGTCTTAAGCGGCGGCGAGAGGGCGCGTTTGGCTATGGCAAAGCTGATTTTAAAGCCTTATAATTTGCTCGCTTTGGATGAGCCGACAAACCACATGGACCTTTTGAGCAAAGATGTTCTTAAGCAGGCGCTGCTGAGTTATGACGGAACTCTTATAATTGTTTCTCACGATAGAGATTTCCTGGACGGTCTTGTAAGCAAGGTTTACGAATTTAAGGACGGACGCGTACGCGAGCACCTGGGCGGTATTCAGGCGTACCTTGAGCATAACAGAGAAGAGCGTGAAGTTGCTGAACACAAGGAGAATACAAAGATTGCAGAGTGCAAAAAGAACGACAGTTCAACTGATTCCCAGCAGTTTAGAGCAGAAAGCAAGGAGGCGCGCAAGAAGAAAAAAGAGATCGAGAAGTGCGAAAATGAAATCGCAGATCTCGATCACCGTCTCTCAGAAACTGAAATAGAACTTTCAGCCATTCACACCCCGGAGGAGCTAACTAAACTATCAGAGGAATATCAAAAAATTAAATCTATGCGTGACTCCAAGATGGAGGAATGGATGAAATTAAGTGAATAA